A part of Aspergillus flavus chromosome 5, complete sequence genomic DNA contains:
- a CDS encoding mitochondrial distribution and morphology protein 10 (mitochondrial protein) yields MLDFMDYIQLAFAEGTNWNRDNSYSSLTATAQSLLDFSTPERLRVHLSSLSTPNFATSYTLGTVGLIDGSVSYLYSTVPFTNTPSRSALIPLRKLSPGYRQVTPPSAPIEDWNLDSILDNPQNVQPSFASKPTLLHATLHLPPPTTLNALFLRRISPTMHLTLAVCSTRGPPLSKSAPQASLLTQLSHDTGKYSNEYLFSTDNALFGWRGLWNFGPDPRSATDTAAPRLSLLSAGAEAYYSPVSSLIGMSTGLRFSTLPAATDVPASTATGSATANQSTPISTFPYTLTLTLTPLTGSLSTTYSLRASPNLAFSSRFGFNVYSWESEMVAGCELWRKSRKQDDGLEWARRKMRASEPLSLPSLPAESTERQEEEEATDSVLKIRVDQSWNVRVLWEGRVKELLVSAGVGLGPSSFSSSSWAAAAAGSGQSSGGGVPSYWRGVGVSVLYSS; encoded by the exons CAGT CCCTCCTGGACTTCTCAACCCCCGAGCGTCTACGCGTGCATCTCTCCTCTCTGTCAACCCCCAATTTCGCAACCAGCTATACCCTCGGCACAGTAGGCCTAATCGACGGCTCAGTCTCCTACCTCTACAGCACCGTTCCCTTCACCAATACACCAAGCCGAAGCGCCTTAATTCCCCTCCGCAAGCTATCTCCTGGATACCGCCAAGTAACGCCCCCAAGCGCCCCAATTGAAGACTGGAACTTGGACTCAATCCTCGACAATCCCCAAAATGTCCAACCGTCGTTCGCCAGCAAGCCTACCCTCCTGCACGCAACACTACACCTTCCACCCCCAACAACCCTAAacgccctcttcctccgtcGCATCTCCCCAACTATGCACCTAACACTAGCGGTCTGCTCAACAAGAGGCCCCCCGCTTTCCAAATCCGCGCCGCAGGCATCCCTCCTCACGCAATTGTCGCACGACACAGGCAAATACAGTAACGAGTACCTCTTCAGCACAGACAATGCGCTCTTCGGCTGGCGGGGGCTATGGAACTTCGGACCCGACCCTCGCTCCGCGACAGATACCGCCGCGCCGCGGCTATCGCTTCTATCAGCCGGCGCGGAGGCATATTACTCGCCTGTGTCGTCGCTCATTGGCATGTCCACCGGTCTGAGGTTTAGTACTCTCCCCGCTGCGACGGATGTGCCTGCGTCAACGGCGACAGGATCTGCCACGGCGAACCAGAGTACCCCTATATCTACATTTCCGTATACGCTTACCTTAACGCTGACGCCGTTGACTGGTTCCTTGTCGACGACATATTCGCTCCGCGCGTCGCCTAACCTGGCGTTTAGTTCGCGTTTCGGGTTCAATGTCTACAGTTGGGAGAGTGAGATGGTGGCTGGTTGTGAACTGTGGCGGAAATCGAGGAAACAAGACGATGGGTTGGAATGGGCGAGACGGAAGATGCGCGCTTCTGAGCCTctgtctttgccttctttgcctGCTGAATCGACGgagaggcaagaagaggaggaggcgaCCGACTCTGTTCTCAAGATTCGGGTCGATCAGTCGTGGAATGTACGGGTTCTTTGGGAAGGGCGCGTGAAGGAGCTTCTGGTCAGTGCTGGGGTGGGATTGGGGCCGAGTtcgttctcttcttcttcgtggGCGGCTGCTGCGGCTGGGTCGGGGCAGAGTAGTGGTGGGGGTGTGCCGTCGTATTGGAGGGGTGTGGGAGTTTCCGTACTTTATTCCTCTTGA